The Sebastes umbrosus isolate fSebUmb1 chromosome 10, fSebUmb1.pri, whole genome shotgun sequence nucleotide sequence TGCATCAAGACCAatttttggtgaagaaaaagcGAGATCTGATGCTTTTAGGTCTACATTAGGTGCATCCACATCACCTTTCGGTAGGTCAAGACTGGCATTAATGTCTGGTGCTTTTAAATCGGCATCAATGTCACCCTTAGGACCCCTTAGTGTGCCAAATTTGGGTTTCTTGAAGTTGAACCATTTAAATTTTCCATCAACATCTGGAGCATTTATGTTTTCCAGGTCAGCTTTTGGTAAATTTAGATTTACATCTGCTGCATTTAGCTCACCATCAATCTTTGGAGCAGTGAGACTCAAGTTAGGGGCTGAAAGATCAGCATCTAGATCTGCATCGGGACCATTAACCTTAGGAATTGTGACTGACCGCTTTCTAAGAGTAGGCCATTTGAACTTCCCAGATTGAGCCTCAATGTCTACATTCGGTGCTTTAACATCAGCTTTGGGTAAATTCAGATCAATATCAGGTCCATCAAGTGATGCTTGAGGAAACAGACTGAGATCAGGTGCTTTTACATCAGCATCAAGGTCAACATCTGGGCCTTTCACCTTTGGCAGCAGGAACTTGGGCTTTTTGAGTGTTGGGAACCTGATTTTGCCAGCCTCTGGTGCTTTAACATCAACATCAGCTTGGGGTAAATTCAGATCAACATCTGGTGTGCTAATCTCACCGTCAATTTTTGGAATGGAGAGATCAACATCTGGTGTACTCAGATCTGCATTAAGGTCCATATCAGTCTTGGGGCCATGAAGTTTGGGTTTCTTCCACTTCCGATGAGGCCAGTTAATTTTCCCTGATGGCCCATCAATGTCAAGATCTGGGGCCTGGCAATCTACATTGGGGCCATTAAGGTCAGCTTTCGGTACATCAATGCCACCCTCAATTGTTGGAGTTGAGACATTTAAATTGGGTGTGTTTAGGTCTCCATCTATGCCTAAGTCTGCATTTGGGCCGTGAAGTTTGGGCTTCTTCCATTTATGATGAGGCCAGTTGATTTTACCAGATGGGGCATCAATGTCAATATTTGGGGTTTGCATGTCTAGATCAGGGCCTTTAAGTTCAGCTTTCGGCAAATTAATGTCAAAATCTGGGGCATTTATTTCACCCCCCACTTTTGGAAGAGAGGGATCAACATATGGTGTGTTCAGGTTTGCATCTAAGTCCAGATCAGCTTTTGGGCCATGAAATTTGGGTTTCTTCCATTTATGATGAAGCCAGTTGAATTTACCAGATGGGGCATCAATGTCAAGATTTGGGGTTTGAACATCTAGATCAGGGCTTTTGATGTCAGATTTGGGAAGGTTAATGTCAACATCTGGTGCACTTAGATCCCCGTCAATCTTTGGTGTGGTGAGGCTGAAATCAGGTGCAGAGAGGTCAGCATTTAAATCGGTATCTGGTCCTTTAACTTTTGGACCTTTCAATTTCCAATCCATCTTTTTAAATGGGGGCCATTTGATTTTGCCTCCCTCGATATCAGAATTTGGTGTTCCTACATTTATGTCAGGACCATTCAGATCCATTTTTGGCCCATTTAGGTCCAAATTTGGACTTTGAAGATCTAATTTTGGGGCAGACAGATTGAGGTCTGGTGTCCCTAGATTCCCACCGACAGAAGGGGCACTTAGATTACCAGAAATGTCAATTTCtttttgtggtgtttttatATGAGGCAGATTGAAGTGTGGCATCACAAATTTTGGGGCCTTGTGTTTCAGGTTGCCTGTCTTGATTCCTGGTTTCTCAATGTCGAGTGAGGCACTCGGGGTGTTGAGTTTGGGAGTTGAGACACTGACATCAGGTGCTTTGAAGGTGCCATCTAGATCTCCTTTTATATCTGGTCCAGTCAGTCCTAGGGAGGGCATTGAGAACTTGGAACCAGCATTAGCTGAGGGCTTGTCTAGACTGAGACTGGGAAGGTCTCCATTGAGAATGGGACCACCTATTTCACCCCCCAACCCCTGTGCAGCATTTAGGTTTCCACTCAGGCCATCAAGGGACAAAACTGGTGCCTCAGCTGATGCATCCATTGACAGATCCTTCTTTAGGTTGAGCATCTGTTGACAATGGAGTGATAGATGAAGTAGGTTAACATCGATTAAAGCAGCTCTTGTGTCATTAATCAGTTATGAGCTCAGTTAAGTTTATACTACTCAGTTATTATTGACACTGTGTCGGACAGCTGCTGTTACtattaatacaatttattccaatataattcattaattaataaaatgtgtaaagGAAGCATT carries:
- the si:ch211-125o16.4 gene encoding neuroblast differentiation-associated protein AHNAK isoform X1, producing the protein MSGDSKSTSFSENLVLDDSAKGVVITGITDDTVAAKSGLQAGDEIVAATIHLDHLSKNEVLNILKVLEPYDNNMKVLTKKQLNASAGLDSLGLGLKDPATMLNLKKDLSMDASAEAPVLSLDGLSGNLNAAQGLGGEIGGPILNGDLPSLSLDKPSANAGSKFSMPSLGLTGPDIKGDLDGTFKAPDVSVSTPKLNTPSASLDIEKPGIKTGNLKHKAPKFVMPHFNLPHIKTPQKEIDISGNLSAPSVGGNLGTPDLNLSAPKLDLQSPNLDLNGPKMDLNGPDINVGTPNSDIEGGKIKWPPFKKMDWKLKGPKVKGPDTDLNADLSAPDFSLTTPKIDGDLSAPDVDINLPKSDIKSPDLDVQTPNLDIDAPSGKFNWLHHKWKKPKFHGPKADLDLDANLNTPYVDPSLPKVGGEINAPDFDINLPKAELKGPDLDMQTPNIDIDAPSGKINWPHHKWKKPKLHGPNADLGIDGDLNTPNLNVSTPTIEGGIDVPKADLNGPNVDCQAPDLDIDGPSGKINWPHRKWKKPKLHGPKTDMDLNADLSTPDVDLSIPKIDGEISTPDVDLNLPQADVDVKAPEAGKIRFPTLKKPKFLLPKVKGPDVDLDADVKAPDLSLFPQASLDGPDIDLNLPKADVKAPNVDIEAQSGKFKWPTLRKRSVTIPKVNGPDADLDADLSAPNLSLTAPKIDGELNAADVNLNLPKADLENINAPDVDGKFKWFNFKKPKFGTLRGPKGDIDADLKAPDINASLDLPKGDVDAPNVDLKASDLAFSSPKIGLDAPDLDINLPRTDLKGPEVDLQTPEVDASAGKFKLPKINFPKFGLSGPKVNGPDHSVDADGVSFPDLNLKLPTADAKAPNLNLSAPTIEGDLSTPDVDLDADLKTDIDLPTPKTNISVPDFSLSTPQTKVPHVNLNLPKAAVKGPSLAPPKPALQVPDLNLKAPDLSLSSPNIDGNLSAPNIDARFPKTELEAPRMDLNLPNGTDAQLKTPDLDFDSHLGDFNLPHFKLPKLGLSSPDVEIPSLHPSVEAGVEAPKVNIDAAMGDTKGLDAPNVDANLEKSKLSNLKFPKLNFLGNKTKAAEVNTSADLEFSPDVKVKVPSVEGEISSPDVSVSAPKVQTSLNTPELDLTTEAGAEVKGSPKSKLRWPFKWGLKSGSGTDEEESGGDSETDVSNADLEVPVFKIHRLPRNSIDGLIGIGDTLSLPKLDTDEKDYVFSKGIRLPIVNATSKAGEKIDIMERLKMAKEKVPSANASPTEGKTDIDLNLASPSLDVGASSEADSSLVRGGTFKVDKPESVVSLVAPEISASDENDKLSLSLSNMLGLNI
- the si:ch211-125o16.4 gene encoding neuroblast differentiation-associated protein AHNAK isoform X2 — protein: MDASAEAPVLSLDGLSGNLNAAQGLGGEIGGPILNGDLPSLSLDKPSANAGSKFSMPSLGLTGPDIKGDLDGTFKAPDVSVSTPKLNTPSASLDIEKPGIKTGNLKHKAPKFVMPHFNLPHIKTPQKEIDISGNLSAPSVGGNLGTPDLNLSAPKLDLQSPNLDLNGPKMDLNGPDINVGTPNSDIEGGKIKWPPFKKMDWKLKGPKVKGPDTDLNADLSAPDFSLTTPKIDGDLSAPDVDINLPKSDIKSPDLDVQTPNLDIDAPSGKFNWLHHKWKKPKFHGPKADLDLDANLNTPYVDPSLPKVGGEINAPDFDINLPKAELKGPDLDMQTPNIDIDAPSGKINWPHHKWKKPKLHGPNADLGIDGDLNTPNLNVSTPTIEGGIDVPKADLNGPNVDCQAPDLDIDGPSGKINWPHRKWKKPKLHGPKTDMDLNADLSTPDVDLSIPKIDGEISTPDVDLNLPQADVDVKAPEAGKIRFPTLKKPKFLLPKVKGPDVDLDADVKAPDLSLFPQASLDGPDIDLNLPKADVKAPNVDIEAQSGKFKWPTLRKRSVTIPKVNGPDADLDADLSAPNLSLTAPKIDGELNAADVNLNLPKADLENINAPDVDGKFKWFNFKKPKFGTLRGPKGDIDADLKAPDINASLDLPKGDVDAPNVDLKASDLAFSSPKIGLDAPDLDINLPRTDLKGPEVDLQTPEVDASAGKFKLPKINFPKFGLSGPKVNGPDHSVDADGVSFPDLNLKLPTADAKAPNLNLSAPTIEGDLSTPDVDLDADLKTDIDLPTPKTNISVPDFSLSTPQTKVPHVNLNLPKAAVKGPSLAPPKPALQVPDLNLKAPDLSLSSPNIDGNLSAPNIDARFPKTELEAPRMDLNLPNGTDAQLKTPDLDFDSHLGDFNLPHFKLPKLGLSSPDVEIPSLHPSVEAGVEAPKVNIDAAMGDTKGLDAPNVDANLEKSKLSNLKFPKLNFLGNKTKAAEVNTSADLEFSPDVKVKVPSVEGEISSPDVSVSAPKVQTSLNTPELDLTTEAGAEVKGSPKSKLRWPFKWGLKSGSGTDEEESGGDSETDVSNADLEVPVFKIHRLPRNSIDGLIGIGDTLSLPKLDTDEKDYVFSKGIRLPIVNATSKAGEKIDIMERLKMAKEKVPSANASPTEGKTDIDLNLASPSLDVGASSEADSSLVRGGTFKVDKPESVVSLVAPEISASDENDKLSLSLSNMLGLNI